In one Streptomyces sp. NBC_01288 genomic region, the following are encoded:
- a CDS encoding transglycosylase SLT domain-containing protein: MPATAQSRRARFVRRVVVAGTGVAILALPVVGATTASAATTSTTASTTLAGYPNTLDGWIRESLAIMAQKGIPGTYNGIYRNVIRESSGNQYAINNWDSNAVAGTPSKGLLQVIDPTFNAYHVAGTSFDPYDPVANITAACNYAAAVYGSIDNVYGAY, from the coding sequence ATGCCTGCAACCGCTCAGTCCCGCCGTGCCCGCTTCGTCCGCCGTGTCGTCGTCGCCGGTACCGGTGTCGCGATCCTCGCGCTGCCTGTCGTCGGTGCGACCACCGCGTCCGCGGCCACCACGTCGACCACCGCCTCGACCACGCTCGCCGGGTACCCCAACACCCTTGACGGGTGGATCCGGGAGTCGCTCGCGATCATGGCGCAGAAGGGGATTCCGGGTACGTACAACGGGATCTACCGGAACGTGATCCGTGAGTCGTCCGGTAACCAGTACGCGATCAACAACTGGGACTCCAACGCGGTGGCCGGTACGCCGTCGAAGGGGTTGCTTCAGGTGATCGACCCGACGTTCAACGCGTATCACGTGGCCGGGACTTCGTTTGATCCGTATGACCCGGTCGCGAACATCACCGCTGCTTGTAACTACGCGGCGGCGGTGTACGGGTCTATCGACAACGTGTACGGCGCGTACTAG